DNA sequence from the Lysinibacillus sp. OF-1 genome:
CCTCCCGAACTTTGAAACATCACAACACCTTTTAGTATAACAAAAAGTGGATTATGTGACAACTTTCATGATGAAATCATTTACAAGCTCTATTGAAAATTTACTAGAATCTTGAATTTTGAATTTTCCCAATTTCCTCGTATGGTCAGGTCGCAGTTAGTATACATGCTCTTGTGGTACTGTATTCAACGTGGTGACTATCAGCTATGATGGTTGGACTTTCTTGACAGTAAATAGTGCTATTACCATGAATATGGCACAGCAGGCAAATAGACTAATTAAAAAAATCCCACCTACGAAATAACCCCAATATTCCACAAGTGAACCAAAAACCGGTGGAATTAAAAATACACCTATGGATGCCACCATTATACTAAACCCACTTGCAAAACCACTCATAGATTTTTCTACACTTTCAACAGCTAGCGTCATCCATATACCATTAAAGCCCGCAAGAGAAAAACCTATAATTGCTATACACATCACTATAAAAAAGGTGGAATAGGTAAAATACATAAGGATTATCCCATTTGCGCTTAGTATAGTAATGATTAATAATACAGCCCATCGATTTTTATTAAAAAATTTATCACTAATAATCCCCCACAACACTCGCCCACTTGCCCCACTAATTTCAGAAATAGCCAAGCATATGCCAGCACTATAAATGGGCCAGTCCTTTATTTCATATAAAAATAATATAATGTAGGTGTTAAATGTCATTTGAATACCCATTAAGATGAATGCTGAGCTATTCGTAAAAAAGAGCCATTTTGAATGAAGGAAAATGCGTAACTGCTGACGTAAAGGCAATTTAGTAGCTATCTCAGTTTGTGAATCTTCTTTTGTTTTTAATACAAAAGGCATTATGAAACTAAACATTAATAATACTACTGCCGCTACAGACAATGTATAACGCCAACCAATGAAAGCTACTAATGGAATCAGGACAACACTCGAGCCTGCTGAACCTAGCGTAATAGACATCTGTTTTAACCCCATTAGCAATGAAACTTGATTTACTGGAAGTATGTTCATAAGGAAACGATTTGTAACAGGATGCATTCCTCCATAACCCATCCCTGCTAGTACAACAAATACTAAGGCCAACGTATAATTGTCTATCCAAGCAAAGCTTAAAAAGCCTGTTCCAACAATAATCATCAAACAAACCATTATTTTACGGGTACTCAATCGATCTGCTAAATAGCCAACTAGCAATGTTGCTATAAATTGACCAATAAAAAGAGCAGTTGGAAGAAATCCTAACTGCCCTTTATTCAATGATAAGTCTGCACTAATATAGAACATTAGAGGACTAATGCTTCTCCCAACAAAGGCAGTTAAAAATTGAGCAATGATGATCCACATTGCAATAAGTTTCATCTGTTGCATAATCCATCAAAACCACCTTTTACGCTCGATGAGCCAATTCATTTCCACCTAATACAGTGGTCGATTTTTTCAAGTGTGTTGTGATTAGCCTACTTTAACTATTACTATTAAAGTTGTGGTTGGTTTCCGCTACGGGATGCTCGTTTTCAGGGCAAGCAGAAGTCGTGCATCCTCCTCCACAAATAACTAAAAAAATGTAGTATCATATATTAATTGACTATAAAAGCAACCATAAGATAACCTAATATTCTCCTAATTAACGTACCTGCTACTCCCTACATCCCCAACCATCTTGGTACGAATAATACAAGGTCTGGAATATATGTTAGGAATAGTAGCACGATAAAGGAAATAACAATAAAAGGAAAAACACTCTTTACTAGCGTTTCAAACTTCACTTTTGCCATCGATGATACGATGAAAAGTCCTGTCCCTACTGGCGGTGTTAATAAGCCTAACGTTAAGTTAATACAAATGATGACTCCAAAATGCACCGGGTCAATATTAAATGCTATTACGAGTGGCATCATGACAGGTACTAGAATAATTAATGCGGCAATTCCATCTAGTATCATGCCGATTAGTAACAATGCTAAATTCACTAATAATAAGAATACCCATGGACTTTCTGTAATGTTTAACATATTTTCTACTAACAATTGTGGAATTCGTTCAAAAGCAATCATCCATCCAAAAATATTGGCCATAATAATTAAATATGTTACTGTAGCTGTATTTGTCACCGTATTGATTAGCATTTTAGGGAGCTTTTTGATATTTAACTCTCTATAGACAAATAAACCGACAATTACTGCTAGTAAACAAGCGATAGCAGCAGATTCTGTTGCTGTAAATACACCTGTTAGAATACCTACAACAATTGTAATGGGTATTAATAGTGCTGGGATTACTTTTAATGACTTGCTTCGAATATCTGCCCACGAAGCCCGTTCACTTTTCGGGAATTGTTGTTTATAGCCCATATAAGAAATAACTAAAATAAAAACAAGACCATAAATAATCCCTGGGAGAATCCCAGCCATAAATAGAGCGCCAACAGATGTACTTGATAACGTACCGTAAATAATGAAAATCATACTTGGTGGAATAATAGGTGCGATAATAGAAGATGCTAATGTTATAGACGCTGCGAATTCACGTTTATAGCCTTCCTTCTCCATTTGCGGTACCATTACTTTACTCATCATTGCAGCTTGAGCATTTGCTGAACCTAGAATCGATGCTAAAAACATATTAGCAATAACTGTCACATAGGCCAGCCCTCCCCTAAAATGCCCAAAAAGGACACGAGCAAATTGAACAAGCCTCGTTGTAATACCGCCCTCATTCATAATTTCACCCATTAACATGAATAACGGAATCGCTAATAGGCCAAAATTTTCAAGCCCTGAATACATACGTAATGGTGTAGAATCTAATAATGTCACCTGACCATTTAAGATGAAATAAATAACTGTAGTAATACCAAGCACCATTGAGATGGGAATACCAATGATAAGTAAAAGAAAGAAAATAACGAGTACAATATAAGTCATGTATTTTCTCCTTCTCTATTTTTAAGTGTGTCAATTAAATGTGAAAGAAGATGAATTGCTGCAAAAATTAATCCTATAAATACTGCACTATAAGGAATCCACATTGGTAATTGTAAGGAGCTCGATTTTTGTAGCAACATGGCAGGATTCATCATCCATTTGTAAGCGTAATAGATTAATATAAATAAGAACGCAATCATCATGCAATCCTGAACAATTTTAAAAATCCTTTTACTACGCTTAGATACAGCATCATATAAAAATGTAACTGAAGCCTGAGTACCATATTTCAGACCCCAGCTTCCTCCAATAAACGAAGTCCATATTAATAAGAAAATCGAAACTTCACCAGCCCAAGGGATGGGATCTTTAAAGAAATAACGAAAAATAACCGCAAATATCATTAAGATAGCAAGCGCAGCCATTAAAATGATCATCAGTAGTTCTTCGATTTTAGTAATAACTTGACTAATTTTCGCCATCTAGCCATTCCCCCATTTACTTACGGAATTCATTAATAAACTGTTTAATTAAAGCAGATTTTGCACTATACTCGGCGTCAAATGCTTCGATTTGCTCTTTAAATACATCTGCCCCTAACTCATAAACAGTCACTCCTTGACTGGCAAGTTCTTTTTTGAATTCTTCTTCTTGTCCAGTTCGTGTTTCTACTGCATAAGCTATTGTTGCTTGTAAGGAATCAATAATGATTTTTTGAGCATTTTCAGATAATCCATCAAACATTCCCTCATTTGCTACGACAATTGATGGCCATACCATGTGATTTGTTACAGCTACATATTTGGCTACTTCGGAGTATTTATTTGTGATTGTCGCATCTAAGTCCATATCCATTCCGTCAATAACGCCTGTTTGTAATGCTGAATATACTTCTGGTAATGGTAATCCTTCTGGTGCAGCTCCCGCATCTTTATAAAATTTTTGGAGCGGCGGACTTGGTGTTACTCGCATTTTTAAACCTGCTAAATCCGAAGCCTTTTTAACTTCTTTTGATTTCAATACCATCGTACGTTGACCAGCGAATAGATAATCTAACCCTTTTAAGCCCGTTCCTTCTATTTCTCCTAAAATCTCACGTGCAATATCAGTATGACTTGCATCTGAAGCTTCTTGTAAATTTTCAAACATGTATGGTGCGAACCACGCGGCCATCTCAGGTGTACGCGTACTTAAAAAAGCGGCTGTAATAAAAGCAAAGTCTATCGAGCCTGCCTCTACTTGTTGTGCCATATCCGCTTCAGTCCCTAATTGACTTGCAGGGTAAATTTCAAGCTCCATTTTGCCATCTGAGCGTGCCTTTAATTCTTCATTAAATTTTTCAGCAGCTTTATGCCACATATGATCTGTTGATGTAATATGGGCAAGCTTAAATTTCTTCTTTGGAATATCTTCATCCGAACTAGTTGCTGACACAGCTGATTTATTGTCCGTCTTTGCATCTGTTTCATTTGTTGTGTTTGAGTTACCACAAGCTGCCAAAACGAATAAAAGTGCGAATAAACAACTAACTAGCATAAACTTTAGCGGTTTTTTTATCATAAAATATCCCCTCTATTTTTGATTTAATATGTTGCATTGGTTATGGCTCCGCCTTCGTCTTTCCACTAATTCCCCAATGAACGGGTGGCACTTCTATTAAAATAACTCTTACACTATCAATTGGAACTCGTGCCGTTTGAACAATGGTAGTTGTAACTTCTTGTATAATTTTTTTCTTTTGCTCCACAGACCGTCCTTCTAATAACTGAATTTGAACAATTGGCATATTTAGTCCCCGCTACTTCACAACTAATGTTAGCTTGCCAAGTGTCCCATAGTCTGCTTCTATTTCATCACCAGCTTTTACTGGAATTGCATCTGTTATGCCACCTGTTAAAACGAGTTGACCAGGCAAAATACCTCTACCTTCTTTTGCTAACATCGTTAATAATTCAATGACCGAATAAATGGGATGACCAAGTACCGCAGCTCCTGTACCATGTAGTTTCTCTTCTCCATTTTGTTTCAAAATGACTTCTATAGAAGCCCAATCACATGTATAAGGTGAAAATGCTTGCGCACTCAGCCAAATTTTCGATGAAGAAGCATTATCAGCTATTACATCAGGTAAAGTAAATGAAAAGTTTTTATAGCGACTGTCAATGACTTCAAGTGCTAGAAATACGTTTTCAATCGCATCCCATACTTCTAATGGTGTTAAATCCGCACCTTGTAGCTCTTTTTTAAAAACAAAGGCTACCTCTGCTTCCACACGTGGATGAATATATTCAGCAGCTATAATTTCATTTGTCCTAAGATTCATTTGTGAGGTTAAACGCCCATAAATTGGAGAATCCACCCCTACTTGTTGCTGTTTAGCAATGCTTGTTAGACCCATTTTCCAACCGATAAACCGATTGTCAGCTGTCATCGTTTTTTCCATACTAATTTTTTGAATCTCATAGGCTTCTTCTACTGTCAAATTTGGTTTTGAGTTAGTAATCTTTTCAACTGCCTCTTTTGTTGCTTGTGCTTCCGCCACCCGCTCAGCATATTCAAATAAAGACACTATGCACTCCCCACTTTCTGTTGTGCAATTTTTTGTGCTACTTCAATGATCGTATCCTCTTGTCCACCTACAACATTTAATTTGCCTAACTCTACTAAAATATCTCTAGCATCAACACCCACTTTTTCAGCAGCTATATGGGCATGACGTAAAAAGCTCGAATATACGCCTGCATAGCCCATTACTAAACTACCTGTCGTAATATCTTGTGGATGTGGCAAAATATTGGCACGAACATAATCAGCCAGATCGAGTATTTGGTATAAATCTATGCCTGTTTCAATACCCATGCGATTTAATACTGCGACCAATACCTCAGTTTGTGTATTGCCTGCTCCTGCACCTAAACAGCAAATACTGCCATCGATACGTGTAGCACCTTCTTGAATCGCTACAAGTGTATTGGCAACAGCCAGAGACAAATTATTATGCGCATGAAAACCAATCTCAATGTTTAAATGAGCACGTAATAAACGAATACGATTCTGTACATCAGACGGTAGCATAGCCCCTGCTGAGTCCGTAACATACACGGCATCAGCCCCATATGATTCCATTAACAACGCCTGCTCTAATACTTTTTCAGGTGATGCAGAATGTGACATCATTAAAAACCCAAATGCCTCCATCCCTAGTGCTTTCGCTGTTTCAATATGTTGCTTTGATACATCTGCCTCCGTTACATGTGTAGCAACACGAACAACTCGAGCACCTGCCTCATAAGCCTCTTTCAAATGATGTATTGTGCCAATTCCAGGAATAAGCAAAACCGTTATTTTAGAATCTCCAGCAACTTCTGCTGCCGCTCTAATTAACGCAATATCATGCTCTTTAGAAAAACCATATTGAAGGGACGAGCCTCCTAAACCATCTCCATGCGTGACTTCAATATACGGTACACCGGCTTCACTTAATTGCTTCGTTACATAACGAACTTGCTCAGAAGAAAATTGATGGGCAACCACATGGCTACCATCACGAAGTGCAACCTCTGTTAAATAGATTTGACTCATCGCACTTCCACCTCCCTAACGCTCATTGTTTTTGCCATTTCTTCAGCCACCTTCAATCCAGCGGCCGTCATAATATCCAAATTTCCAGCATAGATCGGTAAATAATCTCCCAATCCCTCTACTTCAATAAATACGGTAACTTTCTTTCCATCTACAATCGGATCTAGCTTCAAGCGATAACCTGGTACATATTCATTTACTTTTGCGACCATATTTTTTACGGATTTAATAATCTCTTCCGTATTCGCTTCTTCTTCAAGGAGACATAACACCGTATCACGCATCAATAAAGGTGGCTCTGCTGGGTTTAAAATAATAATTGCCTTTCCTTTTTTTGCACCGCCAATCAGCTCAATTGCATTGGATGTTGTTTCTGTAAATTCATCGATATTAGCTCGTGTTCCTGGACCTGCACTTTTCGAAGCAATTGTTGCAACAATTTCAGCGTAATCAACACTTTGTACACGGCTAATGGCGTAGATGATTGGTATCGTCGCCTGACCTCCACACGTAATCATGTTTACAACAGGCTTTTC
Encoded proteins:
- a CDS encoding TRAP transporter substrate-binding protein, yielding MIKKPLKFMLVSCLFALLFVLAACGNSNTTNETDAKTDNKSAVSATSSDEDIPKKKFKLAHITSTDHMWHKAAEKFNEELKARSDGKMELEIYPASQLGTEADMAQQVEAGSIDFAFITAAFLSTRTPEMAAWFAPYMFENLQEASDASHTDIAREILGEIEGTGLKGLDYLFAGQRTMVLKSKEVKKASDLAGLKMRVTPSPPLQKFYKDAGAAPEGLPLPEVYSALQTGVIDGMDMDLDATITNKYSEVAKYVAVTNHMVWPSIVVANEGMFDGLSENAQKIIIDSLQATIAYAVETRTGQEEEFKKELASQGVTVYELGADVFKEQIEAFDAEYSAKSALIKQFINEFRK
- a CDS encoding TRAP transporter small permease, which produces MAKISQVITKIEELLMIILMAALAILMIFAVIFRYFFKDPIPWAGEVSIFLLIWTSFIGGSWGLKYGTQASVTFLYDAVSKRSKRIFKIVQDCMMIAFLFILIYYAYKWMMNPAMLLQKSSSLQLPMWIPYSAVFIGLIFAAIHLLSHLIDTLKNREGENT
- a CDS encoding 2-keto-4-pentenoate hydratase: MSLFEYAERVAEAQATKEAVEKITNSKPNLTVEEAYEIQKISMEKTMTADNRFIGWKMGLTSIAKQQQVGVDSPIYGRLTSQMNLRTNEIIAAEYIHPRVEAEVAFVFKKELQGADLTPLEVWDAIENVFLALEVIDSRYKNFSFTLPDVIADNASSSKIWLSAQAFSPYTCDWASIEVILKQNGEEKLHGTGAAVLGHPIYSVIELLTMLAKEGRGILPGQLVLTGGITDAIPVKAGDEIEADYGTLGKLTLVVK
- a CDS encoding 2-hydroxymuconate tautomerase; translated protein: MPIVQIQLLEGRSVEQKKKIIQEVTTTIVQTARVPIDSVRVILIEVPPVHWGISGKTKAEP
- a CDS encoding MFS transporter, which encodes MQQMKLIAMWIIIAQFLTAFVGRSISPLMFYISADLSLNKGQLGFLPTALFIGQFIATLLVGYLADRLSTRKIMVCLMIIVGTGFLSFAWIDNYTLALVFVVLAGMGYGGMHPVTNRFLMNILPVNQVSLLMGLKQMSITLGSAGSSVVLIPLVAFIGWRYTLSVAAVVLLMFSFIMPFVLKTKEDSQTEIATKLPLRQQLRIFLHSKWLFFTNSSAFILMGIQMTFNTYIILFLYEIKDWPIYSAGICLAISEISGASGRVLWGIISDKFFNKNRWAVLLIITILSANGIILMYFTYSTFFIVMCIAIIGFSLAGFNGIWMTLAVESVEKSMSGFASGFSIMVASIGVFLIPPVFGSLVEYWGYFVGGIFLISLFACCAIFMVIALFTVKKVQPS
- a CDS encoding TRAP transporter large permease — its product is MTYIVLVIFFLLLIIGIPISMVLGITTVIYFILNGQVTLLDSTPLRMYSGLENFGLLAIPLFMLMGEIMNEGGITTRLVQFARVLFGHFRGGLAYVTVIANMFLASILGSANAQAAMMSKVMVPQMEKEGYKREFAASITLASSIIAPIIPPSMIFIIYGTLSSTSVGALFMAGILPGIIYGLVFILVISYMGYKQQFPKSERASWADIRSKSLKVIPALLIPITIVVGILTGVFTATESAAIACLLAVIVGLFVYRELNIKKLPKMLINTVTNTATVTYLIIMANIFGWMIAFERIPQLLVENMLNITESPWVFLLLVNLALLLIGMILDGIAALIILVPVMMPLVIAFNIDPVHFGVIICINLTLGLLTPPVGTGLFIVSSMAKVKFETLVKSVFPFIVISFIVLLFLTYIPDLVLFVPRWLGM
- the dmpG gene encoding 4-hydroxy-2-oxovalerate aldolase, whose translation is MSQIYLTEVALRDGSHVVAHQFSSEQVRYVTKQLSEAGVPYIEVTHGDGLGGSSLQYGFSKEHDIALIRAAAEVAGDSKITVLLIPGIGTIHHLKEAYEAGARVVRVATHVTEADVSKQHIETAKALGMEAFGFLMMSHSASPEKVLEQALLMESYGADAVYVTDSAGAMLPSDVQNRIRLLRAHLNIEIGFHAHNNLSLAVANTLVAIQEGATRIDGSICCLGAGAGNTQTEVLVAVLNRMGIETGIDLYQILDLADYVRANILPHPQDITTGSLVMGYAGVYSSFLRHAHIAAEKVGVDARDILVELGKLNVVGGQEDTIIEVAQKIAQQKVGSA
- a CDS encoding acetaldehyde dehydrogenase (acetylating), which translates into the protein MTKMKVGIIGSGNIGTDLMMKIQRSPYLEMSVLIGIDPESDGLRRAQEAGFQTISNGIEGFLEQPHLADILFDATSAKAHIAHVKALQGLNKRLIDLTPAAVGPFVVPTVNLTEHMEKPVVNMITCGGQATIPIIYAISRVQSVDYAEIVATIASKSAGPGTRANIDEFTETTSNAIELIGGAKKGKAIIILNPAEPPLLMRDTVLCLLEEEANTEEIIKSVKNMVAKVNEYVPGYRLKLDPIVDGKKVTVFIEVEGLGDYLPIYAGNLDIMTAAGLKVAEEMAKTMSVREVEVR